One window of the bacterium genome contains the following:
- a CDS encoding Rieske 2Fe-2S domain-containing protein encodes MSDPVSDQITRPPDGRAPEEQPRWRQDFPIDQHVEQYVTRREFTKFMVLTSVAFVVGQFWIAAQSLLRRKESAPGLEIARLADLPVGGSLIFDYPEPGQACILVRTGEREAVAFSQLCTHLSCPVIAQADQGRFHCPCHNGNFDLATGQPLSGPPRRPLPRVRLEIRGEHVYAVAMEGMAV; translated from the coding sequence ATGAGCGACCCGGTCTCCGACCAGATCACCCGTCCGCCCGATGGACGCGCCCCCGAGGAGCAGCCGCGCTGGCGCCAGGACTTCCCCATCGACCAGCATGTCGAACAGTACGTCACCCGCCGCGAGTTCACCAAGTTCATGGTCCTGACCAGCGTGGCCTTTGTCGTCGGGCAATTCTGGATCGCCGCGCAGAGTTTGCTTCGCCGCAAGGAATCCGCGCCGGGGTTGGAAATCGCGCGTCTGGCCGACCTGCCGGTCGGCGGATCGCTGATCTTTGATTACCCCGAACCGGGGCAGGCCTGCATTCTGGTGCGCACCGGCGAGCGCGAGGCGGTGGCGTTCAGCCAATTGTGCACGCATCTGTCCTGTCCGGTGATCGCGCAGGCCGATCAGGGACGCTTCCACTGTCCCTGCCACAACGGCAACTTCGATCTGGCCACCGGACAGCCGCTGTCCGGCCCGCCGCGACGCCCCCTGCCGCGGGTGCGTCTGGAGATTCGCGGCGAGCATGTCTACGCCGTCGCCATGGAGGGAATGGCCGTATGA
- a CDS encoding DUF6755 family protein, with product MSAPRRRFGLHQRTIIINGILALIVLIVILQLWLLTATMSAYLGGNTVVVWPAALASLACLGLNVGLLVYLFRLER from the coding sequence ATGAGCGCGCCGCGACGCCGCTTCGGGCTGCACCAGCGCACGATCATTATCAACGGCATTCTCGCGTTGATCGTGTTGATCGTGATTCTGCAATTGTGGCTTTTGACGGCGACCATGAGCGCCTACCTGGGCGGCAACACCGTGGTCGTCTGGCCGGCGGCGCTGGCCAGTCTGGCCTGCCTCGGGCTGAATGTCGGCTTGCTGGTGTACCTCTTCCGTCTGGAAAGGTAG
- a CDS encoding 4Fe-4S dicluster domain-containing protein produces MPVPGHLNFYIDPGRCIGCNACVLACTECDSHKGQSMIQLDYIDRSASPQTVPVICMHCDQPTCAEVCPADAIKRTPDGVVQTARKPHCVACNNCVLACPFGVPKMHTAANLMMKCDMCYDRSSVGLKPMCASVCPSQALFFGAADEIAAARPHSRAIDAFQFGRQSITTKVKIMVPADFEPDALDVTAALAGPSADLIMDNLCDEGEGQ; encoded by the coding sequence GTGCCCGTGCCCGGACATCTGAACTTTTACATTGACCCCGGACGCTGCATCGGTTGCAACGCCTGTGTGCTGGCCTGCACCGAATGCGACTCGCACAAGGGCCAGTCGATGATCCAACTCGACTACATCGACCGCAGCGCCTCCCCGCAGACCGTGCCGGTCATCTGCATGCACTGCGACCAGCCGACCTGCGCCGAGGTGTGCCCCGCCGATGCGATCAAGCGCACCCCGGACGGCGTCGTGCAGACCGCCCGCAAGCCGCACTGCGTTGCCTGCAACAACTGCGTGCTGGCCTGTCCCTTCGGCGTGCCGAAGATGCACACCGCCGCCAATCTGATGATGAAGTGCGACATGTGCTACGACCGTTCCTCGGTCGGCCTCAAGCCGATGTGCGCGTCGGTCTGCCCCAGCCAGGCGCTCTTCTTCGGCGCCGCCGATGAGATCGCCGCGGCCCGTCCGCATTCGCGCGCGATCGACGCCTTCCAGTTCGGACGGCAGAGCATCACCACCAAGGTGAAGATCATGGTGCCGGCGGATTTTGAACCCGACGCGCTCGATGTCACCGCCGCGCTCGCCGGGCCAAGCGCCGATCTGATCATGGACAATCTGTGCGATGAGGGAGAAGGGCAATGA